Genomic DNA from Clostridium sp. BJN0013:
ATATATAATTATATGGTAAAAGGATTAGAATAGCATTACAATTTAATGAGTTCATATAAGTTTTTGAGGGGGAATTGTAATTGAATTTACAGGATAACATAAGGGTAATAGAAGGATTCCCGAAGAAAGGAATAAGTTTTAAAGATATAACCACTTTGCTCCGGGATAAGGATGCTTTTAAATATACAGTGGATAAGATAGCTGAATATTTAAAGGATAAGAATATTGATGTAGTAGTGGGTCCGGAAGCTAGAGGTTTTTTATTTGGAGCTCCTATAGCTTATACCATAGGGGCAGGTTTTGTTCCTGTTAGAAAGCCGGGAAAATTGCCTTATGATACTTTAAGTATTAAATATGATCTGGAATATGGAAGCGATGCACTTGAAATACACAAGGATGCAATAAAGAAAGGCGATAGAGTAGCTTTAGTAGATGACTTGCTTGCAACAGGAGGAACTACATCTTCTGTGGCTAAGTTAATAGAACAAGCCGGTGGAGAAATTGTAACTATAGATTTTGTAATAGAATTGACGGATTTAAAGGGAAGAGAGAAACTAAAAGATTATGATGTACTTTCTTTAATAAAATATGACATTTAAAGTATATAAATTTGAAATTATAATTTTCTATAGGATATAATATTAACAAAAATAATGGCTGGTTTATAAACCAGCCATTGATTTTAGGGAGTATCAGCATGTTGGAAAAATTAATGAGATTAATAGATGAAAATTGTAATAATATTGATAAAAAAATGGTTAGAAAAGCATATTATTTTGCAGATGAAGCTCATAAAAAACAAAAAAGAGAATCTGGTGAGCCCTATATAATGCATCCTGTAGAAGTAGCTTGTATACTGGCAGAAATGGGAATGGATACAAGTACTATAGTAGCAGGATTACTTCACGATATAGTAGAGGATACCGAATTTAGTCGGGAAGATGTAAGTAGAGAATTTAGTGTGGAGGTTGCAAATTTAGTAGAAGGTGTTACTAAATTGGGAAAAATAGAGTATAAAACCAAGGAAGAACAGCAGGCGGATAATGTAAGAAAAATGCTTCTTGCCATGTCAGATGATATTAGAGTTATACTTATAAAGCTTGCAGATAGGTTGCATAATATGAGGACATTAAAATTTCTACCTGTAAAAAAACAAAAAGAAAAGGCAAAAGAAACCTTTGATATATACGCTCCTCTGGCATATAGATTGGGTATGTCTAAAATTAAATGGGAACTGGAGGATTTGGCTTTTAGATATATTAATCAAAATGAATACTATTTTATAGTTAGAAAAATTGCAGAAAAAAGGGTAGAGAGAGAAAAGTATATAGAACAGATAATAAAACAGTTAAAAGAAAATATGGAAAAAGCAGGTATAAATACAGACATTGAAGGAAGACCCAAGCATTTTTACAGCATATATAGAAAAATGGTAAAGAAAAATAAAACCATAGATCAAATTTTTGATTTAACTGCAGTAAGGATTTTAGTAAGTACCATGAAGGATTGCTATGCTGCTCTTGGCATAGCACATACTATATATAAGCCTGTACCTGGAAGATTTAAAGATTATATTGCAATGCCAAAAGCAAATATGTATCAATCTTTGCATACTACAGTTATTGGTCCCCAGGGAAAACCTTTTGAAATACAGATAAGGACCTTTGAAATGCACAAAACTGCAGAATATGGTATAGCAGCCCATTGGAAATATAAAGAAGGGGTTGAGACTGCAGAGGATATAGATAAAAAACTTACCTGGCTTAGGGAAATGCTGGAGTGGCAGAGAGAAACTTCAGATGCAGAAGAGTTTATGGAAAGATTTAAAATAGATTTATTTTCAGATGAGGTATTT
This window encodes:
- a CDS encoding adenine phosphoribosyltransferase, whose translation is MNLQDNIRVIEGFPKKGISFKDITTLLRDKDAFKYTVDKIAEYLKDKNIDVVVGPEARGFLFGAPIAYTIGAGFVPVRKPGKLPYDTLSIKYDLEYGSDALEIHKDAIKKGDRVALVDDLLATGGTTSSVAKLIEQAGGEIVTIDFVIELTDLKGREKLKDYDVLSLIKYDI
- a CDS encoding bifunctional (p)ppGpp synthetase/guanosine-3',5'-bis(diphosphate) 3'-pyrophosphohydrolase gives rise to the protein MLEKLMRLIDENCNNIDKKMVRKAYYFADEAHKKQKRESGEPYIMHPVEVACILAEMGMDTSTIVAGLLHDIVEDTEFSREDVSREFSVEVANLVEGVTKLGKIEYKTKEEQQADNVRKMLLAMSDDIRVILIKLADRLHNMRTLKFLPVKKQKEKAKETFDIYAPLAYRLGMSKIKWELEDLAFRYINQNEYYFIVRKIAEKRVEREKYIEQIIKQLKENMEKAGINTDIEGRPKHFYSIYRKMVKKNKTIDQIFDLTAVRILVSTMKDCYAALGIAHTIYKPVPGRFKDYIAMPKANMYQSLHTTVIGPQGKPFEIQIRTFEMHKTAEYGIAAHWKYKEGVETAEDIDKKLTWLREMLEWQRETSDAEEFMERFKIDLFSDEVFVFTPKGTVINLPYEATPIDFAYKIHTDVGNSCIGAKVSGKMVPLDYHLKTGEIVEIFVSNTPKGPSIDWLNMVKSNQAKSKIRSWFKKARKEENIVKGKELLERETKKQGYNFGEIAKREIIDVVLKRYNINSVDDLYASVGIGAINPSTVVLKMKEMYINISRSGNEDWSELEDKLNKYSDKSTGKKVKKSPGVIVKGETNVLVRFAKCCNAVPGDSIIGYITKGRGVSIHRRDCKNMQLPLKNKDNKLIEVTWGNPKGAEYITEIQIKAENRERLLAEIVEIISQSNATLYAINTKPPKNGISIINIKLKILDREDIKDVIKKLRRIKDIIYAYRTKN